CAGCGCGGCGGCGAGCGAACGGACACGCGACCAGTCGGTGTTCGCCCGCAGCAGGTCGCCGGCCTCGTGCCGCGCGCCGGCCGGATCGTCGGCATACAGGTCGCTGCCATCGAGCGTGATGCGGCCCAGCTCGGCCATTTCGGGCTTGAACGCGCCGGCACCGATCACCAGCCGCCCCGGCCGGGCCTGCTCGTCGTAGACCGGCTCCTTGCTGGTCGTCAGCATGATGACCGCATCGATATCGGACGGCGGCGCGGCGCAGGGGCCCAGGAACGGATGCAGGTCCCGATGGCTGTCGCAAAAGGCTTCGGACGATTGCGCGCTCCTTCCACAGACCAGGATCTCGCTTTGCGGATGAAGCGCGTGGATGGCCCGCACATGGTAGCCGGCCTGCACCCCGGTACCGAACAGCAGTATCCGGGCGGGCGCGCGGCGCAGCAGGGTGCGGATGGCCAGCATCGATACGGCGGCGGTGCGCCGGCCGGTGACTTCGGGGCCGTCCAGGATGCACAGGATGCGGCCCGTTGCCGCATCGCAGACCGTGACCGTTGCGTGGATGGTGGGCAAACCCCGCCGCCGGTTGGCCGGCTGGACGTTGACCAGTTTGTGGATGCCGATATCGCGCGCCGTGGCCGGCATGCTGAGCAACACCCCGCCCTCCCCCAGCGGCACCACCAGGCGCTCGGGGCTCAGGATGGTGCCCGCTTCCTGCTCGGCTGCCGCCTCGGCGATGGCATCGACCAGCATGTGGAAATCGAGCAGCGTGGCAGTCCGTTCGCGATCGAAGACCAGCGGGCCCGTATCGGTTCCGCCGTTGGTACTGGATGGGCTATTCATGCATCCTCCGTATCGGTTGGGCCCGATGCACGACGCATTGGCACCCCGCGTGGCTTCAATGCAGCCTGGCCCAGATCTCGTCGACCTGGGACTTGGGCCGTTCGATCGCGCGAAGCAGCCTGATTTCCAGCCACAGCATTCATCCCGCCCTGCAACCAGCATATAACACCGGCGAGCGCACCGTCGTGCTGTTCGATCCAACTGCAGGCCTACGTGCGCCTTGACCGCGAAGACCAACATTCCATATACTGTTATATATCGCGTTATGGAGAATTGAAATGGTGGATTTGTTGCGGGATTCGGGACCGGTATTCCTTGGGAGCCGGCTCAAGCGGCTTGGCGAGCGCATGCAGGCAGGCGCGGCACGGGTCACCCAGAATGCGGGGCTGACGATGCAGCCGGCGCATATGTCGCTGCTCGCGACGCTCGACGGCGGTCCGATGACGATCGGCCAGCTGGCCGAAGCGGTCGGCATCAGCCAGCCCGGCATTACACGTGGCGTCGGCCAGTTGATCGAGCTCGGCCTGGTCCTGTCCGAGCAGGGCGAAGACCAGAGGCAGCGAACGGTCTCGCTGACCCCTGCCGGCCTGACAGCCCTGGCACGGGCAAGACTGCACGTCTGGCCGCAGGTGGAAGCGGCGGTCGAAGCCCTGCTCGGGGACAACGCCGGACAATTCCTGGCGCAGCTGGCACGGATCGAAGACGTGCTCGAGCGGACGCCGCTCGATGTCCTCGCCGCCAGGAGCCGGCCCGAAATCCTGGCGATTCGCGAATACAGCGACGAGCTGGCGGCCGACTTCCACGACATCAATGCCGAATGGATTACCGACATGTTCCGGCTCGAAGCGACCGATGTGGACGTACTGCGCAATCCGCGCGAAAGAATCATCGATGCGGGCGGCACCATCCTGTTCGTGGAAGCGAAAGGGCTGGGTATCGTTGGCGCCTGTGCGCTGCAAAAAACCGGTCCCGGCAGTTTCGAACTGACGAAGATGGGGGTGCGCAGTTCGGCGCGCGGATTGAAAGCCGGAGAATTCCTGCTTGCCGCCGTCATCGAGCGCGCCAGGTCGCTGGATGCCGGACTGCTTTATCTGCTCAGCAATAAAAAGTGCGCCGCCGCGGTGCACCTTTACGAAAAGGCCGGGTTCCTGCACGATCCGGACATCATGGCGCGATTCGGCGCCCGTTACGAGCGGTGCAATGTCGCGATGCGCTACCCGCTTCCTTCGCCGGCGCCGGCGCCGGCGGATCCTGCATCGGCCGGCAGCGCGCGCGCTTGAGCTTGTGCCTCAAGGCCTCGCGGCTCGGGCGTTGCGGGTAGGCGGTATCGCGAACGCAGGAATGCCGGCCCGGCGTACCCGGATCTACTGGCCAGTGAGCACGGTCAATCTCGAACCTGTTCCGGCATCGCCCAGCGCGGCGCTGGTGACGAGCACCGTGGCGCCGGGCTGCAGCATCGCCGTCACGCGCCGGTAGAAGTCGTCCGGGATGCGCACCTTGTTGCGGGCCAATTCGTCGACCGGCCGGCCGTCTTCGTTTTCGTGTCCGGCCACGCCGGCATGAATCCACTGCTGCGCGCCCCCGGTGCCGGCGGCCAGCGTCAGCACGTGGGTGACGTCGTCATCGCGCGGCAGCGCGACGGCGGAACGGCCGATCGGCACGCCGTTGCGCAGCACGATCACGGCCTGGTCGGCGCGCGACATCACGATCGTCACGGGGCCGGCGGGCGATTTTTCCGGTGTCCAGAAATCGCCGTCGCTCGTCACATCGAGCGTCGATGGCGCCAGTACCTCGCCGCCGCCGGTGGCGACCGGATGCACCGAATCGCCCGCGACGATGACCGTGGTACCGAGCTTGGTCGCCGCGAACAGCTGCCTGGCGAAGGCCATCGGCAGGTGCACGCAGCCGTGGCTTTCCGGATAGCCGGGCAAGCCGCCGGCGTGCAGCGCCACGCCGTCCCAGGTCAGCCGCTGCTGGTACGGCATCGGCGCATTGTTGTAGGTACTGGAGCGGTGCTTTGCATCCTTCTGCAGGATGGTGAACACGCCGGTTGGCGTCTGGTGCCCGGGTTTCCCGCTCGACACGGTGGCGACGCCGATGCGCACGCCGTTCCGATAAACGGTGGCCAGCTGCTTCGAGAGATCCACGTAGACCAGCACCGGCCCGCGCGGCGCGATCTGCGGCGCCCATACCCACTCCCCCGGCTTCATGCTGGCCGACTGCCGCGCCAGTTCAATCGCGGACGATACGGTGCGCCCTTGCGCCGCAGCCGTTCCGGTCCACAGCACGGCGGCAACGGCAAGGCTTGCGGCCAACGCCAGGCTCCGCCGCCCTTCGACGATGCGCTTGCCGTGCCTTGCCGATGTGTTGGATCCGCTCATTGATGACGGCTCTTCCATTTTCAAAAGGTAAGGGAAATCCTTGCGCAACCTTGAGCTGTTGCCCGTGCAATGCAGTCAGAAGAGGCGGCGCCTTTCATCGGCATCGCAGCGGCCGCTCGCGGCAGGCAAGCTGGACGTTATCGTTCAGGCATGTACCGTACACGAATCTCCGCCGGGATGCCAGCCGCCTGCGGACAGTGCCCGAAACTTGCGTTTGACTGTAATGTTCACCTGCCGGGCACGTTGCCCCGGTTATCGAAAGCCTCCATGAAACGATTGCGCATCACCCTGCCCCTGTCGCTCGGCGTGCTCGCGGGCTGGCTGGCATTGACCATCGGTGTCGGCTGGATCACGTCGGGCGGCGGCACGCAGTCGCTGGGCGACGCCGCCAGCGTCGGCATCGGCCCGGGCTGGCTCCTGGCGGCGTTGTTCGCGGCGGCGTTCGCGCTGGCGTCCGACGATCGCCGGGCGGCCGGGCTCTGCGCGCCGCGTCCATGGAAATCCGTGGGCCTGGTCTGGCTGCCGCTGCTGTATGCGGCCCTGATGGTGCTCGCGGCGCTCGGGGACCAGCTGACGATCCCGCGCGCCACCTTGCTGGTCCTCGCGGTCAACATGCTGGCGGTGGGCCTGTCGGAAGAACTGATGTTCCGCGGCGTGCTGCTCGCGGGGTTCCTGGACCGCTACACGGCCTGGCAGGCAGTCTTCGCTTCCTCCGCCATCTTCGGGCTGATGCATGCGCTGAACGGCTTCACCACGGGCGACGTGCCGGACGCGCTGTGGCAATCCGGCGGCGCCTTCCTGCAGGGCGTGGGCTACGCGGCGGTCCGCCTGCGCACCAGGTCGATCTGGCCGATGGCCGTGGTGCATGGCCTGTGGGATTTCTCGCTGATGCTGCAGCTGGTCTCGGGCGCGCAGCAGGAGACGGCGCCGCTGCGTCCTTACGTATCGCTGCTGCTGGTGATGCCGATTTTCCTGTACGGCCTATACCTGCTGTGGGACGGCCGCGGCGAGGCGCCGCATGGCGCCACGGCCGGCGGAACGCCCTGAGCCCATGCCGATCCGGGATCGCTTCGACTTGATCGAACAGGCAACCGTTACTTTTGCGTGCCCACGGAAAGCGTATAGTTCGCGCTTTCGTTGCGCCGCGCCGCATTGCGCATCAGGTACACGTTCACCGTGTACTCGCCACCCTGTTCGGCCTTGCCGCGGTAATCGAGGCCGTCGATCGAGCCGTTGAACAGGGCCTCCTGCGCGCCCGGCGCAGTGACGTTGAAGTAGTTCGAGCGGGAATTCGTCTTCAACCCGACGGCCAGCATCTGCCCCTGGCGCACCTGCACCTTGTACTCGGCGCTGCCGTAGCCGCGGATCTTGCCGCGCACGAGTTTCGTGCCGGGGGTGCTGGCGTCGATCGTGTGCGTCTCGACCTTGTCGGCCGCCGCGGCGGATTGCTGCAGCCCTGCCAGCAGGCCGCACAATGCAACGCCGGCGGCAAGCACACGCTTGCCGGCCAGGGCCGAATGGTTTGCTTCGGTTTTCATTGCGCTCCCACCAGCGCGGCGGCGTGCCGCGCGATCATCAGTTCCTCGTTGGCCGGCACCACCCAGGCCGCGACCTTGCTGGATGCGGCGCTGATGCGCGCGATGCCGCCGCCAACCGCGCCGTTGGCCGATTCGTCGAGCGTGACGCCCAGCCACGCCGCATCGCGGCACACGGCGGCGCGCACCGCCACGCTGTTCTCGCCGATGCCGCCCGAGAAAACCAGCGCATCGAGCCCGCCCAGTGCCGCGGCCAGCGAGCCGAGTTCGCGGCCGATGCGGTAGACCAGCAGGTCGATCGCCAGTTGTGCGCGGGGATCGACGCTGGCCTCCAGCGTGCGCATGTCGGCCGCGATGCCCGATACGCCCAGCAGCCCGGACTCCTGGTACAGCAGCCGCTGCACCGCCGCCACATCCATGCCCAGCTCGTCGATCAGGTACAGCACCACGCCGGGATCGAGCGCGCCGCAGCGGGTGCCCATCGGCAGGCCGTCGACCGCCGTGAATCCCATCGTGCTGGCCACGCTGCGGCCGGCGTGCATCGCGCACATGCTGGCACCGTTTCCCAGGTGGGCGGCGACGATGCGCCCGCCGGCCAGCGCCGGCGCGAAGTCCGGCACCCGGCTGGCGATGTATTCGTAGGAAAGCCCATGGAAACCGTAACGCCGGATGCCGCGGCCGGTGATCGACGGCGGCAGCGCGAACGCCTGCGCCAGCGCCGGCTGGCCCGTATGGAACGCGGTGTCGAAGCAGGCCACCTGTGGCACCTGCGGCGCCAGCGCCAGCACCGCGCGCACGGACGCCAGGTTGTGCGGCAGGTGCAGCGGCGCCAGCGGGATGAGTTTTTCCAGGTCGTCGAGCACCGCGCCGTCCAGCAGTTGCGGGCCGCTGTAGTGGACGCCGCCGTGCACGATACGGTGGCCGACGGCGCGCACGTTCATGCCTTGCAAATGCTCTTCGGCGTGATCGATCAGGAAGCGCATCGCCCCCTCGTGATCGAGCGGCGCATCGGCCCACGTGCGTTCCCCGGCCGGGTGCCCCTGCGCGTCGGACGCGCTGAAGCGGGTGGTGCCGGCATACAGGTTTTCCACCTTGCCCTTCAGCTCCGGCGAGAAGTCCGGACCGCGGAACAGCGAGAACTTGATGCTCGACGATCCGGCGTTGATGACCACCACGGCATCGTCCGGCGCCAGCCCGTGATTTGGTGCGTTCATCCTAGCCGCCCAGGATCCTGGCATCGGCCAGCTTGCGCCGCGCGACCAGCACGGCCACGGCGCACGAGGCCAGGCGCGCGGCCACCGAATCGGCGCGGCTCGTGAGGATCAGGGGCACGCGCGCGCCGAGCACGATGCCCGCGGCCTCGGCGCCGCCCATGAAGGTGAGGCTCTTGGCCAGCATGTTGCCCGCTTCCAGGTCGGGCGCGACCAGCACGTTGGCGCGGCCGGCCACCGGCGAGACCAGGTGCTTGATCGCGGCCGCGCCCGGATC
Above is a window of Pseudoduganella dura DNA encoding:
- the lhpI gene encoding bifunctional Delta(1)-pyrroline-2-carboxylate/Delta(1)-piperideine-2-carboxylate reductase; amino-acid sequence: MNSPSSTNGGTDTGPLVFDRERTATLLDFHMLVDAIAEAAAEQEAGTILSPERLVVPLGEGGVLLSMPATARDIGIHKLVNVQPANRRRGLPTIHATVTVCDAATGRILCILDGPEVTGRRTAAVSMLAIRTLLRRAPARILLFGTGVQAGYHVRAIHALHPQSEILVCGRSAQSSEAFCDSHRDLHPFLGPCAAPPSDIDAVIMLTTSKEPVYDEQARPGRLVIGAGAFKPEMAELGRITLDGSDLYADDPAGARHEAGDLLRANTDWSRVRSLAAALRGPVDVNRAAVFKSVGTAAWDLAAARVALKSLASG
- a CDS encoding bifunctional helix-turn-helix transcriptional regulator/GNAT family N-acetyltransferase; this translates as MVDLLRDSGPVFLGSRLKRLGERMQAGAARVTQNAGLTMQPAHMSLLATLDGGPMTIGQLAEAVGISQPGITRGVGQLIELGLVLSEQGEDQRQRTVSLTPAGLTALARARLHVWPQVEAAVEALLGDNAGQFLAQLARIEDVLERTPLDVLAARSRPEILAIREYSDELAADFHDINAEWITDMFRLEATDVDVLRNPRERIIDAGGTILFVEAKGLGIVGACALQKTGPGSFELTKMGVRSSARGLKAGEFLLAAVIERARSLDAGLLYLLSNKKCAAAVHLYEKAGFLHDPDIMARFGARYERCNVAMRYPLPSPAPAPADPASAGSARA
- a CDS encoding L,D-transpeptidase; the protein is MSGSNTSARHGKRIVEGRRSLALAASLAVAAVLWTGTAAAQGRTVSSAIELARQSASMKPGEWVWAPQIAPRGPVLVYVDLSKQLATVYRNGVRIGVATVSSGKPGHQTPTGVFTILQKDAKHRSSTYNNAPMPYQQRLTWDGVALHAGGLPGYPESHGCVHLPMAFARQLFAATKLGTTVIVAGDSVHPVATGGGEVLAPSTLDVTSDGDFWTPEKSPAGPVTIVMSRADQAVIVLRNGVPIGRSAVALPRDDDVTHVLTLAAGTGGAQQWIHAGVAGHENEDGRPVDELARNKVRIPDDFYRRVTAMLQPGATVLVTSAALGDAGTGSRLTVLTGQ
- a CDS encoding CPBP family intramembrane glutamic endopeptidase, with the protein product MKRLRITLPLSLGVLAGWLALTIGVGWITSGGGTQSLGDAASVGIGPGWLLAALFAAAFALASDDRRAAGLCAPRPWKSVGLVWLPLLYAALMVLAALGDQLTIPRATLLVLAVNMLAVGLSEELMFRGVLLAGFLDRYTAWQAVFASSAIFGLMHALNGFTTGDVPDALWQSGGAFLQGVGYAAVRLRTRSIWPMAVVHGLWDFSLMLQLVSGAQQETAPLRPYVSLLLVMPIFLYGLYLLWDGRGEAPHGATAGGTP
- a CDS encoding DNA breaking-rejoining protein, with protein sequence MKTEANHSALAGKRVLAAGVALCGLLAGLQQSAAAADKVETHTIDASTPGTKLVRGKIRGYGSAEYKVQVRQGQMLAVGLKTNSRSNYFNVTAPGAQEALFNGSIDGLDYRGKAEQGGEYTVNVYLMRNAARRNESANYTLSVGTQK
- a CDS encoding acetate/propionate family kinase, with translation MNAPNHGLAPDDAVVVINAGSSSIKFSLFRGPDFSPELKGKVENLYAGTTRFSASDAQGHPAGERTWADAPLDHEGAMRFLIDHAEEHLQGMNVRAVGHRIVHGGVHYSGPQLLDGAVLDDLEKLIPLAPLHLPHNLASVRAVLALAPQVPQVACFDTAFHTGQPALAQAFALPPSITGRGIRRYGFHGLSYEYIASRVPDFAPALAGGRIVAAHLGNGASMCAMHAGRSVASTMGFTAVDGLPMGTRCGALDPGVVLYLIDELGMDVAAVQRLLYQESGLLGVSGIAADMRTLEASVDPRAQLAIDLLVYRIGRELGSLAAALGGLDALVFSGGIGENSVAVRAAVCRDAAWLGVTLDESANGAVGGGIARISAASSKVAAWVVPANEELMIARHAAALVGAQ